One Nonomuraea angiospora DNA segment encodes these proteins:
- a CDS encoding SDR family oxidoreductase encodes MRVFVTGATGFVGSAVVRELIGAGHRVTGLARTDEAAAALRAAGAEPHPGSLDDLAGLRDGAAAADGVIHLAFVHDFANFEAANQTDRRAIAALGEALAGSDRPFVVTSGTGLLPPGRVGTEEDEPGTHSPRGAAEQVALSFVERGVRVSLVRLPLVHGEGDPGFVAAAIGIARAKGVAAYVGDGGHRWPSVHRLDAARVYRLALEEAPGGARLHAVAEEGVPVRDVAAVIGHGLGVPVTSITAGEAGEHFGWLTPFVTLDMPASSALTQKLLDWRPGRPGLIADLNAGHYFKV; translated from the coding sequence ATGCGTGTTTTCGTCACCGGCGCCACGGGTTTCGTGGGTTCCGCCGTCGTTCGTGAGCTCATCGGGGCCGGGCACCGGGTGACCGGCCTGGCCCGTACGGACGAGGCCGCCGCCGCGCTGAGGGCCGCGGGAGCAGAGCCCCACCCCGGCTCGCTCGACGACCTCGCCGGCCTGCGCGACGGGGCCGCCGCCGCGGACGGCGTCATCCACCTGGCCTTCGTGCACGACTTCGCGAACTTCGAGGCCGCCAACCAGACCGACCGGCGGGCCATCGCGGCGCTCGGCGAGGCGCTGGCGGGGTCCGACCGGCCGTTCGTGGTCACCTCGGGCACCGGCCTGCTCCCGCCCGGCCGCGTCGGCACCGAGGAGGACGAGCCGGGGACGCATTCGCCCCGGGGGGCCGCCGAGCAGGTGGCGCTGTCGTTCGTGGAGCGCGGGGTGCGGGTCTCGCTGGTGCGGCTGCCGCTGGTGCACGGGGAGGGCGACCCGGGGTTCGTCGCGGCCGCGATCGGCATCGCCCGGGCGAAGGGCGTCGCCGCGTACGTGGGCGACGGCGGCCACCGCTGGCCGAGCGTGCACCGGCTGGACGCCGCCCGCGTGTACCGGCTGGCCCTGGAGGAGGCTCCCGGGGGCGCGCGGCTGCACGCCGTCGCCGAGGAGGGCGTGCCGGTACGCGACGTCGCCGCCGTCATCGGGCACGGGCTCGGCGTGCCGGTGACCTCGATCACCGCGGGGGAGGCGGGCGAGCACTTCGGCTGGCTGACCCCCTTCGTCACGCTGGACATGCCGGCCTCCTCCGCCCTGACCCAGAAGCTGCTGGACTGGCGTCCCGGCCGGCCGGGGCTCATCGCCGACCTGAACGCGGGACACTACTTCAAGGTCTGA
- the menC gene encoding o-succinylbenzoate synthase, with protein MKITGVELRRIAMPLVAPFRTSFGTETARDVLLVRVVTPDAEGWGECVAMGEPLYSSEYTDGAAEVIRRFLLPALPKTLDVHDVGRALEPVKGHRMAKAALETAVLDAQLRTAGESFARFLGASRTRVPCGVSVGIMDSIPQLLDAVGGYLDEGYVRIKLKIEPGWDLEPVRAVRERFGDDLLLQVDANAAYSLSDARRLARLDAFDLLLIEQPLANDDLVQHARLAKQLRTPICLDESIESAEHAAAAIALGSCSIVNIKPGRIGGYLEARRIHDLCRANGIAVWCGGMLETGLGRAANVALAALPGFTLPGDTSGSRRYYSTDITRPFELSDGHLEVPAGPGLGVDPIPEVLDAVTTSTEWITL; from the coding sequence GTGAAGATCACTGGAGTCGAGCTGCGGCGGATCGCGATGCCGCTGGTGGCGCCGTTCCGCACGTCGTTCGGCACGGAGACGGCCCGCGACGTCCTGCTGGTCAGGGTGGTGACGCCGGACGCCGAGGGGTGGGGCGAGTGCGTGGCCATGGGCGAGCCGCTCTACTCCTCCGAGTACACCGACGGCGCGGCCGAGGTGATCCGGCGCTTCCTGCTGCCCGCGCTGCCGAAGACGCTGGACGTGCACGACGTCGGCCGCGCGCTGGAGCCCGTCAAGGGCCACCGGATGGCGAAGGCCGCGCTGGAGACGGCGGTGCTGGACGCGCAGCTCAGGACGGCGGGCGAGTCGTTCGCCCGCTTCCTCGGCGCCTCCCGCACGCGGGTGCCGTGCGGGGTGTCGGTCGGCATCATGGACTCGATCCCGCAGCTGCTCGACGCCGTGGGCGGCTACCTCGACGAGGGGTACGTCCGCATCAAGCTCAAGATCGAGCCCGGCTGGGACCTGGAGCCGGTCCGGGCCGTGCGCGAGCGGTTCGGCGACGACCTGCTCCTCCAGGTCGACGCGAACGCCGCCTACTCGCTGAGCGACGCCCGCCGCCTGGCCCGGCTCGACGCGTTCGACCTGCTGCTGATCGAGCAGCCGCTGGCCAACGACGACCTCGTGCAGCACGCCCGGCTGGCCAAGCAGCTCAGGACGCCGATCTGCCTGGACGAGTCGATCGAGTCGGCCGAGCACGCGGCCGCCGCCATCGCGCTCGGCTCCTGCTCGATCGTCAACATCAAGCCCGGCCGGATCGGCGGCTACCTGGAGGCCCGGCGCATCCACGACCTGTGCCGGGCGAACGGGATCGCGGTGTGGTGCGGCGGCATGCTGGAGACCGGCCTCGGCCGGGCGGCGAACGTGGCCCTGGCCGCCCTGCCGGGCTTCACGCTGCCGGGCGACACCTCGGGCTCGCGGCGCTACTACTCCACCGACATCACCCGGCCGTTCGAGCTGTCCGACGGCCACCTGGAGGTGCCCGCGGGGCCGGGCCTGGGCGTGGACCCGATCCCGGAGGTGCTCGACGCGGTGACCACGAGCACGGAGTGGATCACGCTCTGA
- a CDS encoding GNAT family N-acetyltransferase produces MVEVRELHEMAEFEQVGAVFDDIWHFGTSAPPITIELMRALAHAGGYVAGAFERGRLVGGSVGFLAVGNALHSHVTGTAAGRGIGFALKLHQRRWALERGLERITWTYDPLMRRNAHFNLAKLGARPSEYLPCFYGVMDDAINRGDESDRLLTVWPLSDPRVEALARREPHVGASARREPRGPDGVPPDGLPPGTVVALADVGGRPVAGPVDAGTVLVAVPADIAGLRDADPGTAKAWRHAVRDVLGGLMAEGRAVTGFCGKSYYVVERL; encoded by the coding sequence TTGGTCGAGGTCAGGGAGCTCCATGAGATGGCGGAGTTCGAGCAGGTGGGGGCGGTGTTCGACGACATCTGGCACTTCGGGACCAGCGCCCCGCCCATCACGATCGAGCTGATGCGGGCCCTGGCGCACGCGGGCGGCTACGTGGCGGGCGCTTTCGAGCGCGGCCGCCTGGTCGGCGGCTCGGTCGGGTTCCTGGCCGTCGGCAACGCCCTGCACTCCCACGTCACGGGGACGGCGGCCGGGCGCGGCATCGGGTTCGCGCTCAAGCTGCACCAGCGCCGGTGGGCCCTGGAGCGCGGGCTGGAGCGGATCACCTGGACGTACGATCCGCTGATGCGCCGCAACGCCCACTTCAACCTGGCCAAGCTGGGCGCCCGGCCCAGCGAGTACCTGCCCTGCTTCTACGGGGTCATGGACGACGCGATCAACCGGGGCGACGAGTCCGACCGGCTCCTGACCGTCTGGCCGCTGTCCGACCCGCGCGTGGAGGCGTTGGCGCGGCGGGAGCCGCACGTGGGGGCGTCGGCGCGGCGGGAGCCGCGCGGGCCGGACGGCGTCCCGCCGGACGGCCTGCCGCCGGGCACCGTGGTCGCGCTCGCCGACGTGGGCGGGCGGCCGGTGGCCGGTCCGGTGGACGCCGGAACGGTGCTGGTGGCCGTGCCCGCGGACATCGCGGGGTTGCGCGACGCCGACCCGGGAACGGCCAAGGCGTGGCGGCACGCCGTACGCGACGTGCTGGGCGGCCTGATGGCCGAGGGCCGCGCGGTCACGGGGTTCTGCGGGAAGTCCTACTACGTAGTGGAGAGACTGTGA
- a CDS encoding acyclic terpene utilization AtuA family protein — MLRIGTWRSAGSLDVVVCGWHDGGPGPLETGIKLIYGVGGPMPDFPGLRVGALAATCAEEIAEALSQGIDVVATAPGCSPAAPVVGAGMWHYGWTGNDPGALAGATVAGLVMAAQPGPCSVQICRDGRSSLDGDVRAEAARACLAGTVPLESVRLSQEAPSRLLITPC; from the coding sequence ATGCTGCGCATCGGCACCTGGAGGTCCGCCGGGTCGCTCGACGTGGTGGTCTGCGGCTGGCACGACGGCGGCCCCGGGCCCCTCGAAACGGGCATCAAGCTCATCTACGGGGTGGGCGGCCCGATGCCCGACTTTCCCGGACTGCGGGTGGGCGCCCTCGCGGCGACGTGCGCGGAGGAGATCGCCGAGGCCCTGTCCCAGGGGATCGACGTGGTGGCGACCGCGCCGGGCTGCTCCCCCGCCGCACCCGTCGTAGGGGCGGGCATGTGGCACTACGGCTGGACCGGGAACGATCCGGGCGCGCTGGCCGGGGCGACCGTCGCGGGGCTCGTCATGGCCGCGCAGCCGGGGCCCTGCTCGGTGCAGATCTGCCGCGACGGCCGCAGCTCGCTCGACGGTGACGTACGGGCGGAGGCCGCGCGCGCCTGCCTGGCCGGGACCGTCCCCCTGGAGTCGGTACGCCTCAGCCAGGAGGCCCCCAGCAGGCTCCTCATCACGCCCTGTTAG
- a CDS encoding M24 family metallopeptidase, which yields MTPVPDAAPAPRAAAARLAAVRAAMGEAGVDALVLRPSPDARFLGSFLGGGQGRFLVVTQDVVAETGDPAGAVPAGARRVGVDPEMRVRELFGLAIEAELVPASSVLWPLRLRKEPYEVEAVGRAVAAAEGVLGQALELAWFGATERAMAYRLRVLLAESGCEELLSLRVAAGEHTAFPAHVPGERVINPGDALGVSVCGRWGGYCAEVSRVFAVAEPPDDFEAMYSVVLAAHRAGLAAVRPGVPVDEVARAVGEVIDGSGYGRFAAAHVGRGVGLGHDEGPWPGEDAVFEPGMVFCLEPAIYVPDLFGARVADVVVCADDGPVPLGAYPHALHVFDR from the coding sequence GTGACGCCCGTCCCCGACGCCGCCCCTGCCCCGCGGGCGGCCGCGGCGCGGCTGGCGGCGGTGCGGGCGGCCATGGGCGAGGCCGGGGTGGACGCCCTCGTGCTGCGGCCCTCGCCGGACGCCCGCTTCCTCGGGAGCTTTCTCGGGGGTGGTCAGGGCAGGTTCCTGGTGGTCACGCAGGACGTGGTGGCCGAGACCGGCGATCCGGCCGGGGCGGTGCCCGCGGGGGCGCGCCGGGTCGGGGTGGATCCGGAGATGCGGGTGCGGGAGCTGTTCGGGCTGGCGATCGAGGCGGAGCTCGTGCCCGCCTCCTCGGTGCTGTGGCCGCTGCGGCTGCGCAAGGAGCCGTACGAGGTCGAGGCCGTCGGGCGCGCGGTGGCCGCGGCGGAGGGGGTGCTGGGGCAGGCGCTGGAGCTGGCCTGGTTCGGGGCGACCGAGCGGGCGATGGCCTACCGGCTGCGGGTGCTGCTGGCCGAGTCGGGGTGCGAGGAGCTGCTGTCGCTGCGGGTGGCGGCCGGGGAGCACACGGCGTTCCCCGCGCACGTGCCAGGGGAGCGCGTGATCAACCCCGGGGACGCGCTGGGCGTGTCGGTGTGCGGGCGGTGGGGCGGCTACTGCGCCGAGGTGTCCAGGGTGTTCGCCGTGGCCGAGCCGCCGGACGACTTCGAGGCGATGTACTCGGTGGTGCTGGCCGCCCACCGGGCCGGGCTCGCGGCCGTGCGGCCCGGCGTGCCGGTGGACGAGGTGGCCAGGGCCGTGGGCGAGGTGATCGACGGCAGCGGGTACGGGCGCTTCGCGGCGGCGCACGTGGGCCGGGGCGTCGGACTGGGGCACGACGAGGGGCCGTGGCCGGGCGAGGACGCCGTGTTCGAGCCGGGGATGGTCTTCTGCCTGGAGCCCGCCATCTACGTGCCCGACCTGTTCGGGGCCCGGGTCGCGGACGTGGTGGTGTGCGCGGACGACGGGCCGGTGCCGCTGGGCGCGTACCCGCACGCCCTCCACGTGTTCGACCGCTGA
- a CDS encoding ABC transporter ATP-binding protein, with protein MTLLAIDDLVVEHRTPGRPAVRAVAGASLTVNPGEVVGLVGESGCGKSTLARAVCGLNPITAGSIAFDGQPVTPLGLRRRKLTGIQMVFQDPYASLNPRRRVGDQITDGLRTSGDTTTSPADLLERVGLPRDFAGRHPHEFSGGQRQRIAIARALAARPRLLIGDEPISALDASAQSQVARLMRDLAVDSGAGLLFISHDLSVVRLIADRIAVMYLGKIVEVGDTAEVWADPRHPYTKALLQAIPKPDGMGVLPAELAGDVPDPANPPGGCRFNPRCPSVMDVCRVKEPDFGPVACWLHEPK; from the coding sequence ATGACTCTGTTGGCCATCGACGACCTGGTCGTCGAGCACCGCACCCCCGGGCGTCCCGCCGTGCGGGCCGTGGCGGGGGCCAGCCTGACGGTCAACCCCGGCGAGGTCGTCGGGCTGGTCGGCGAGTCCGGGTGCGGCAAGTCGACGCTGGCCCGCGCCGTCTGCGGGCTGAACCCGATCACCGCGGGCTCGATCGCGTTCGACGGGCAGCCGGTCACGCCGCTCGGCCTGCGGCGCAGGAAGCTGACCGGGATCCAGATGGTCTTCCAGGACCCGTACGCCTCACTCAACCCCAGGCGGCGGGTCGGCGACCAGATCACCGACGGGCTGCGCACCTCGGGCGACACCACCACCTCGCCCGCCGACCTGCTGGAACGCGTCGGCCTGCCGCGGGACTTCGCCGGCAGGCACCCGCACGAGTTCTCGGGCGGGCAGCGGCAGCGCATCGCCATCGCCAGGGCGCTGGCGGCCCGGCCGCGGCTGCTGATCGGCGACGAGCCCATCTCGGCGCTGGACGCCTCGGCGCAGTCGCAGGTGGCCAGGCTGATGCGGGACCTGGCGGTGGACTCGGGCGCGGGGCTGCTGTTCATCAGCCACGACCTGTCCGTGGTGCGGCTGATCGCCGACCGGATCGCCGTCATGTACCTCGGCAAGATCGTCGAGGTGGGCGACACGGCCGAGGTGTGGGCCGATCCGCGGCACCCGTACACGAAGGCGCTGCTCCAGGCCATCCCCAAGCCGGACGGGATGGGGGTGCTGCCCGCCGAGCTGGCCGGTGACGTGCCGGACCCGGCGAACCCGCCGGGAGGCTGCCGGTTCAACCCGCGCTGCCCGTCCGTGATGGACGTGTGCCGCGTGAAGGAGCCGGACTTCGGGCCGGTCGCCTGCTGGCTGCACGAGCCGAAGTGA
- a CDS encoding ABC transporter ATP-binding protein has product MTTLDIAGLKMSIGGKEILRGVDLALEPGRVHGLAGESGSGKTMTGLAVLGLLPHGARVSGAIRLGERDLLTLPPKELNRVRGGEVAMVFQDPATSLHPMLTIGRQLTEHMRHHLRLDKREARARAVELLGKVRIPGAEEAYGRYPHQFSGGMRQRIAIAIALACSPKVLIADEPTTALDVTVQAGVLRLLRGLCDELGLAVLLVTHDLGVMSAVADEVSVMKDGLVVESGPRGQVLREPEHAYTRSLLESLPDAEAQ; this is encoded by the coding sequence GTGACGACGCTGGACATCGCGGGTCTGAAGATGTCGATCGGCGGCAAGGAGATCCTGCGCGGCGTCGATCTCGCGCTGGAGCCCGGCCGCGTACACGGGCTGGCCGGGGAGAGCGGCTCGGGCAAGACGATGACGGGGCTGGCCGTGCTCGGGCTGCTGCCGCACGGCGCCCGCGTGTCGGGCGCGATCCGGCTCGGCGAGCGCGACCTGCTCACCCTGCCGCCCAAGGAGCTCAACCGGGTGCGCGGCGGCGAGGTCGCCATGGTGTTCCAGGACCCGGCGACCAGCCTGCACCCGATGCTGACCATCGGCAGGCAGCTCACCGAGCACATGCGCCACCACCTGCGGCTGGACAAGCGCGAGGCGCGGGCCCGGGCGGTGGAGCTGCTGGGCAAGGTGCGCATCCCGGGCGCCGAGGAGGCGTACGGGCGCTACCCGCACCAGTTCTCCGGCGGGATGCGCCAGCGCATCGCCATCGCCATCGCGCTGGCCTGCTCCCCCAAGGTGCTGATCGCCGACGAGCCGACCACCGCGCTCGACGTGACCGTGCAGGCCGGCGTGCTGCGGCTGCTGCGCGGGCTCTGCGACGAGCTGGGGCTGGCGGTGCTGCTGGTCACCCACGACCTGGGGGTGATGTCGGCGGTGGCGGACGAGGTGAGCGTGATGAAGGACGGCCTCGTCGTGGAGTCGGGGCCGCGCGGACAGGTGCTGCGGGAGCCCGAGCACGCCTACACGCGTTCCCTGCTGGAGTCCCTACCCGACGCGGAGGCGCAATGA
- a CDS encoding ABC transporter permease, with protein sequence MRRRDPLARKGLLARLPEAWRQPLAVVGAVLAVAWLVVALAAPLLAPHDPLAQDLPRLAPPGPGHWFGTDQLGRDILSRVMYGARVSIPLTLLLVVLSVLIGGLLGACAGYFGRWVDETIMRLADLVFAFPTVILAMVVAAALGASLTNAVLAVLVVAWPAYARVTRGLVLGVREREFVLSGRLLGFSVWRSLRVDVLPNVTGPVLVLATLDIGTALLLLSGLSFLGLGAKPPSPEWGAMVASGVEVFDSWWVATFPGLAILTVVLAFNFLGDTLRDALDPRTARAIKERAL encoded by the coding sequence ATGAGACGGCGGGACCCCCTGGCCCGCAAGGGTCTGCTCGCCCGGCTGCCCGAGGCGTGGCGGCAGCCGCTGGCCGTGGTCGGCGCCGTGCTGGCGGTGGCCTGGCTGGTCGTCGCGCTGGCCGCCCCGCTGCTGGCGCCGCACGACCCCCTCGCCCAGGACCTGCCGCGGCTCGCGCCGCCGGGGCCCGGGCACTGGTTCGGCACCGACCAGCTCGGCCGCGACATCCTGAGCCGCGTCATGTACGGGGCGCGGGTGTCGATCCCGCTGACGCTGCTGCTGGTCGTGCTCTCGGTGCTGATCGGCGGCCTGCTCGGCGCCTGCGCCGGGTACTTCGGCCGGTGGGTGGACGAGACGATCATGCGGCTGGCGGACCTGGTGTTCGCGTTCCCGACCGTGATCCTGGCCATGGTGGTGGCCGCCGCGCTGGGCGCCAGCCTGACGAACGCGGTGCTGGCCGTGCTGGTGGTGGCCTGGCCCGCGTACGCCCGCGTCACCCGGGGGCTGGTGCTGGGCGTGCGCGAGCGGGAGTTCGTGCTGAGCGGGCGGCTGCTGGGCTTCTCGGTGTGGCGGTCGCTGCGCGTGGACGTGCTGCCGAACGTGACCGGCCCCGTCCTCGTGCTGGCGACGCTGGACATCGGCACCGCGCTGCTGCTGCTGTCCGGGCTGTCGTTCCTGGGCCTCGGCGCCAAGCCGCCCTCCCCCGAGTGGGGGGCGATGGTGGCCTCGGGCGTGGAGGTGTTCGACAGCTGGTGGGTGGCGACGTTCCCGGGGCTGGCGATCCTGACGGTGGTGCTGGCGTTCAACTTCCTCGGCGACACCCTGCGGGACGCGCTCGACCCGCGTACGGCTCGCGCGATCAAGGAGCGTGCACTGTGA